The following proteins are co-located in the Castanea sativa cultivar Marrone di Chiusa Pesio chromosome 8, ASM4071231v1 genome:
- the LOC142605706 gene encoding tryptophan--tRNA ligase, cytoplasmic, with translation MDSKVVERGALENEKETPQEQEQEQVVNPWEVAAKDGGKIDYDKLIEKFGCQRLDPSLIDRVERLTSRRAHVFLRRGVFFAHRDFNEILNAYERGEKFYLYTGRGPSSEALHLGHLIPFMFTQYLQEAFKVPLVIQLTDDEKFLWKNLTVEESRRLARENAKDIIACGFDIRRTFIFSDFDYVGGAFYRNMVEISKRVTCNQVVGIFGFIGEDHIGKYSFPPVQAAPSFPSSFPHLFSGKDNLRCLIPCAIDQDPYFRMTRDVAPRIGYHKPALIESLFFPALQGETGKMSASDPNSAIYVTDSEKVIKNKINKYAFSGGQDSIEKHRQLGANLEVDIPIKYLSFFLEDDAELEHTKKEYGSGRMLTGEVKQRLIEVLTKLVERHRRARAAVTDEMVDAFMAVRPLPNMFN, from the exons ATGGATAGTAAAGTGGTGGAGAGAGGAGCattagaaaatgaaaaggaaacaCCACAAGaacaagagcaagagcaagtgGTGAATCCATGGGAAGTGGCGGCCAAGGACGGTGGCAAGATCGACTACGACAAGCTCATTGAGAAGTTTGGCTGTCAAAGGCTTGACCCATCCCTCATTGACCGCGTTGAGCGTCTCACCTCTCGACGTGCCCATGTGTTTCTCCGCCGTGGCGTCTTCTTTGCCCACCG GGACTTCAATGAGATTCTGAATGCATATGAGAGGGGTGAGAAGTTTTATCTATACACGGGAAGAGGTCCCTCTTCAGAAGCTTTGCACTTAGGGCATTTGATTCCCTTCATGTTCACTCA ATATTTGCAAGAGGCCTTTAAGGTTCCTCTTGTTATACAACTAACTGATGATGAGAAGTTCTTGTGGAAAAATCTGACGGTGGAGGAGAGCAGGAGGCTAGCCAGGGAGAACGCCAAGGACATCATTGCTTGTGGTTTTGACATCAGGAGAACCTTCATCTTCTCTGATTTTGATTATGTTGGAGG TGCATTCTATAGGAACATGGTGGAAATTTCAAAGCGTGTAACATGTAATCAGGTTGTAGGAATTTTTGGTTTCATCGGTGAAGATCATATTGGAAAATATAGTTTTCCACCTGTACAG GCAGCTCCCTCATTTCCTAGTTCATTTCCGCACCTATTTTCTGGCAAGGACAATCTCCGTTGCTTAATTCCTTGTGCAATTGACCAG GATCCTTATTTTAGAATGACACGAGATGTTGCACCTCGAATCGGATATCACAAGCCTGCATTGATTGAGTCATTATTCTTCCCTGCCCTGCAG GGGGAGACAGGAAAAATGTCAGCTAGTGATCCAAATTCTGCCATATATGTCACTGATTCTGAAAAAGTCATAAAGAATAAG ATAAACAAATATGCATTCTCTGGTGGTCAAGATTCAATAGAGAAACACCGTCAACTTGGAGCAAATCTTGAG GTTGATATACCAATTAAGTACTTAAGTTTTTTCCTAGAGGATGATGCTGAGCTTGAACACACTAAAAAG GAGTATGGTTCTGGACGCATGCTTACGGGTGAGGTAAAGCAGCGGCTTATTGAAGTTTTGACTAAACTGGTAGAAAGACATCGTAGGGCTCGAGCTGCTGTGACTGATGAG ATGGTGGATGCTTTTATGGCTGTGAGACCTCTTCCCAATATGTTCAACTAA
- the LOC142607143 gene encoding pentatricopeptide repeat-containing protein At1g71060, mitochondrial-like, protein MGLSRFLSFLPKSSKRLHSNPLLLFLNIPATQTVLIRSLTSDSFSTLKDQNFLQNSKPHIETQRGSLPKYCLGFHRPFHDGAGQVFDEINDKDPDVILSNRVHEDAEKVCKLLTKGSNSSIEAVLDGAKVEVSPELVVEVLKKLSNAGTLALSFFQWAEKKQGFKYSNESYNALIEALGKIKQFKVVWNLVSDMKRKGLLSKETFALISRRYARARKVKEAIDAFEKIEKFGMKLEVSDYNRLIDTLSKSRNVDKAQEVFDTMKKRRFVPDIKSYTILLEGWGQEQNLLRLNEVYREMRDEGFEPDVVTYGIIINAHCKARKYDEALELFREMEAKNCKPSPHIFCTLINGLGSERRLSEALEFFELSKAYGFVPEAPTYNALVGAYCWSMRMYDVHRVVDEMRKCGVGPNSRTYDIILHHLIKARRTQEAYSVFQRMSNDPGCEPTVSTYEIIVRMFCNVERVDMAIRVWDQMKTRGVLPGMHMFSTLINSLSHENKLDDACKYFQEMLDKGIRPPAQMFSKLKQALLDEGREDTALILAQKIDKLRKAPLVR, encoded by the coding sequence ATGGGTCTCTCTCGGTTCCTCAGTTTTCTCCCAAAATCATCCAAAAGACTACACTCTAATCCCTTACTTCTTTTCCTTAACATTCCAGCAACTCAAACTGTTCTCATTAGATCACTCACTAGTGATTCTTTCAGCACACTCAAAGACCAGAATTTcctccaaaattcaaaacctcACATTGAAACTCAACGTGGGTCTTTGCCAAAATATTGTCTTGGTTTTCACAGACCGTTCCATGATGGTGCAGGCCAAGTGTTTGATGAAATAAATGACAAGGACCCAGATGTTATTTTAAGCAATAGAGTCCATGAAGATGCTGAAAAAGTTTGTAAATTACTAACAAAAGGCTCTAATTCTTCTATAGAGGCCGTTCTTGATGGTGCCAAGGTTGAAGTATCGCCGGAGCTGGTTGTGGAGGTCTTGAAGAAGCTGAGCAAtgcaggtactcttgcattatCTTTCTTTCAGTGGGCTGAGAAGAAACAGGGGTTTAAATATAGTAATGAGAGTTATAATGCTTTGATTGAGGCTTTGGGTAAGATCAAACAGTTCAAGGTGGTATGGAATTTAGTTAGTGATATGAAGCGTAAAGGGCTGTTGAGTAAAGAGACGTTTGCGTTGATTTCACGGAGATATGCTAGAGCGAGGAAGGTTAAAGAAGCCATAGATGCTTTTGAGAAGATAGAGAAGTTTGGAATGAAGTTGGAAGTTTCAGATTATAATAGATTGATTGATACTTTGAGCAAATCAAGAAATGTTGACAAAGCACAAGAGGTGTTTGATACAATGAAGAAGAGAAGGTTTGTACCggatattaagtcatacacgaTTCTGTTGGAGGGTTGGGGTCAAGAACAAAATTTATTGAGGTTGAATGAGGTTTATAGGGAGATGAGAGATGAAGGGTTTGAACCTGATGTCGTGACATATGGTATAATTATCAATGCACATTGTAAGGCAAGGAAATATGATGAAGCACTTGAGTTGTTCCGTGAAATGGAAGCAAAGAATTGCAAGCCAAGTCCGCATATCTTTTGTACTTTGATTAATGGATTGGGTTCTGAGAGGAGGTTGAGTGAAGCCCTTGAGTTTTTTGAACTATCCAAGGCTTATGGTTTTGTACCGGAAGCACCCACTTACAATGCTCTTGTGGGGGCTTACTGTTGGTCAATGCGGATGTATGATGTGCATAGGGTGGTTGATGAGATGAGAAAATGTGGTGTTGGTCCAAATTCTCGAACCTATGACATAATCTTACATCACTTGATAAAGGCTCGGAGAACCCAAGAAGCTTACTCCGTTTTTCAGAGAATGAGTAATGACCCAGGCTGTGAGCCAACTGTGAGTACATATGAGATCATTGTGAGGATGTTTTGTAATGTGGAGCGAGTTGATATGGCAATAAGGGTTTGGGATCAGATGAAGACCCGAGGAGTCCTTCCTGGAATGCACATGTTCTCTACATTGATCAACAGCTTGAGCCATGAGAACAAGTTAGATGACGCTTGCAAATACTTTCAGGAGATGTTAGATAAGGGCATTCGGCCTCCAGCCCAGATGTTTAGTAAACTAAAACAAGCTCTTCTTGATGAGGGGAGGGAGGATACAGCTCTAATTTTGGCTCAGAAGATTGATAAACTACGAAAAGCTCCACTGGTTCGTTAA
- the LOC142607639 gene encoding beta-glucuronosyltransferase GlcAT14A: MVMMGAEKRWLFSLFIAALLSLLLLLLLTSLSTFTSPKPFPSAIHHGSHYPPSFAYFITGNSNDGDRILRLLLAVYHPRNRYLLHLSAESADEERRRLVSQLKSVPAIRVFGNVDVVGKSDRVTYMGASKLAITLRAAAILLRLDGGWNWFVTLSAQDYPLVTQDDLSHVFSSVSRDLNFIDHTSDLGWKESQRFHPIVVDPGLYLARRSQIFHATEKRKTPDAFKVFTGSPWVILSRSFLEYCIIGWDNLPRTLLMYFTNAVLSEEGYFHSVVCNSPEFVNTTVNSDLRYMIWDNPPKMEPHFLNISDFNQMIESGAAFARQFRKGDPVLDVVDEKILKRGRNQAVPGAWCSGRKRWWMDPCSQWGDVNVMKPGFQAKKFEETITGLVDDWNSQLNQCK; this comes from the exons ATGGTAATGATGGGAGCTGAAAAACGAtggcttttctctctcttcatagCCGCATTactctctctcctcctcctcctcttacTCACTTCTCTCTCTACCTTCACGTCCCCAAAGCCCTTCCCTTCCGCAATCCACCACGGCTCTCATTACCCACCTTCCTTCGCGTACTTCATCACCGGAAACAGCAACGACGGCGACCGGATCCTCCGGCTACTCCTCGCCGTCTACCACCCGCGCAACCGGTACCTCCTCCACCTCTCCGCCGAGTCCGCCGACGAAGAGAGGCGCCGCTTGGTTTCTCAGCTCAAATCGGTCCCTGCCATTCGGGTCTTTGGGAATGTCGATGTCGTCGGGAAGTCCGATCGGGTCACGTACATGGGTGCTTCGAAACTCGCGATAACTCTGCGCGCGGCGGCGATACTGTTGAGATTGGATGGTGGGTGGAACTGGTTTGTGACTTTGAGTGCACAGGATTACCCACTTGTCACTCAGGATG ACCTGTCCCATGTGTTCTCCTCTGTCAGTAGAGACCTCAATTTCATTGATCACACCAGTGACCTTGGATGGAAAGA ATCTCAAAGGTTTCATCCCATTGTAGTTGACCCAGGTTTATATTTAGCCAGGAGGAGTCAAATTTTTCATGCCACTGAGAAGCGTAAAACACCTGATGCTTTCAAAGTATTCACAG GTTCCCCATGGGTCATCCTGAGTCGATCCTTCCTGGAATATTGCATAATTGGTTGGGATAACCTACCCCGCACCCTTCTCATGTACTTTACTAATGCAGTGTTGTCTGAAGAAGGATACTTTCACTCTGTCGTTTGCAATTCACCAGAGTTTGTGAACACAACTGTGAACAGTGATTTGAGATATATGATCTGGGATAATCCCCCGAAGATGGAACCCCACTTCCTCAATATCTCTGATTTCAATCAAATGATCGAAAGTGGAGCTGCGTTTGCTAGGCAATTCCGCAAAGGTGACCCTGTGTTGGACGTGGTTGATGAAAAGATTCTCAAGCGTGGGCGTAACCAGGCTGTCCCGGGAGCTTGGTGCTCTGGGCGGAAGAGGTGGTGGATGGATCCTTGCTCCCAATGGGGTGATGTCAATGTTATGAAGCCTGGGTTTCAAGCGAAGAAGTTTGAAGAGACCATCACAGGCCTTGTTGATGACTGGAATTCACAGTTGAATCAGTGCAAATGA
- the LOC142607155 gene encoding putative fasciclin-like arabinogalactan protein 20, whose protein sequence is MASSLPISLLLLLLLLLLSPFSLSSAVPSEPVLKAAEILSDSGYTSMALTLELASHTLLPHSPSLTIFAPTDAAFDHLGQPPLSLIQYHLLPLAFSFQSLKSLPLGAKILTVLPRHSLIVTASSSDDYVSLNNVTVRGQPVYDDGSLIIFGIDKFFNPYFRFSKRFWRQSHNLECLALVPHSESLVASMGAYSFREACAAMRTNRCSIMASFLDIQFLGSQEKAPMLTVFAPADEVIKGHYGSFSEYLSSFFHRHVVPCRLSWGDLVNLEDGTLLRTYSEGFTVNVTRSLGMLLLNDVPVIYPDMYFSDWLVVHGVVDVFEPPMETVQEPGPPAEVASPKVQEPEPPAEEPKPIDQSIESSAEVPMHAEQMTDYDLDENSAEVPVQSEPMTDYTPEVPEQIEHENSSSRNGDGFEAHAVEHYHFSVFH, encoded by the coding sequence ATGGCTTCCTCACTCCCAAtctctctcctcctcctcctcctcctcctccttctctctcccttctctctctcctccgCGGTCCCGTCCGAACCCGTCCTCAAAGCGGCCGAGATTCTCTCTGATTCCGGCTACACTTCCATGGCACTAACTCTTGAACTCGCCTCACACACCCTGCTCCCACACTCTCCATCCCTCACCATCTTCGCCCCCACCGACGCCGCCTTCGATCACTTGGGCCAGCCTCCTCTTTCTCTAATCCAATACCACCTCCTCCCTCTCGCTTTCTCCTTCCAAAGCCTCAAGTCCCTACCTTTAGGCGCCAAGATCTTGACTGTCCTCCCAAGACACTCGCTCATCGTCACTGCATCATCTTCCGATGACTACGTCTCCTTAAACAACGTTACAGTTCGCGGGCAGCCTGTATACGATGATGGGTCATTGATAATTTTCGGAATTGACAAGTTCTTCAACCCCTATTTTCGGTTTTCAAAGCGATTCTGGAGACAAAGTCACAATCTTGAATGTCTTGCGTTGGTGCCTCATAGCGAATCGTTGGTGGCTTCTATGGGTGCTTACTCGTTTCGCGAAGCTTGCGCGGCAATGAGAACCAATAGGTGCTCTATTATGGCTTCGTTTCTTGATATTCAGTTTCTTGGGTCGCAAGAAAAGGCTCCTATGTTGACTGTGTTTGCGCCGGCCGACGAAGTGATAAAGGGTCATTATGGAAGCTTCAGCGAGTACTTGTCGTCGTTCTTTCATCGCCACGTCGTGCCTTGCAGGCTTTCGTGGGGTGATCTGGTGAATTTGGAAGATGGCACGCTGTTGAGGACTTATTCCGAAGGGTTCACCGTTAATGTCACTCGGTCCCTTGGCATGCTTTTGCTCAATGATGTTCCGGTTATCTATCCCGACATGTATTTCAGTGATTGGCTTGTTGTTCATGGCGTTGTTGATGTTTTTGAGCCACCAATGGAGACAGTGCAAGAGCCGGGTCCTCCAGCAGAGGTGGCAAGTCCGAAAGTGCAAGAGCCAGAACCTCCGGCAGAGGAGCCAAAGCCAATAGACCAATCAATTGAATCTTCAGCTGAGGTGCCAATGCATGCAGAGCAAATGACAGATTATGACTTAGATGAAAATTCAGCTGAAGTGCCAGTGCAATCTGAGCCGATGACAGATTATACGCCTGAGGTGCCAGAGCAAATAGAACATGAGAATTCTTCATCTAGAAATGGTGATGGTTTTGAGGCACATGCTGTAGAACACTACCACTTTTCTGTTTTTCATTAG